Proteins from a genomic interval of Thamnophis elegans isolate rThaEle1 chromosome 2, rThaEle1.pri, whole genome shotgun sequence:
- the LOC116523823 gene encoding zinc finger protein 271-like isoform X2: protein MQTKKKSYECPDCGKGFSKNSILLRHQRTHTGEKPFECPECGKGFGHNSHLVVHQLLHTGEKPFECPECGKSFSSNSHLVIHQRTHTGEKPFECPVCGKGFSQNSSLVIHQRTHTGEKPFECPDCGKGFSTKSNLVIHQRTHKREKPVECPVCGESFGHNSHLVVHQLLHTGEKPFECPECGKSFSSNSQLVIHERTHTGEKPFECPDCGKGFNTKSNLVRHQRTHTGEKPFECPVCGKGFGHKSHLVVHQLLHTGEKPFECPDCGKGFSQNSELVIHQRTHTGEKPFECSDCGKHYSRNSYLVRHQRTHTGEKHFECPECGKCFSCKSTLFRHQRTHTGDKPFECPECGKCFSQNSYLMIHQKTHTGEKPFECPDCGKGFSHKSILMRHQRTHTGEKPFECPVCGKGFSQNSNLVKHQRTHTGEKPFECPVCGKGFSKKSNLVRHQRTHTGDKPFECPVCGKGFGQKSHLVVHQLLHTGEKPFECPDCGKGFSQNSELVIHHKTHKREKPFECPVCGKSFGHNSHLVVHQLLHTGEKPFECPECGKSFSSNSHLVIHQRTHTGEKPFECPVCGKGFSQNSSLVIHQRTHTGEKPFECPDCGKGFSTKSTLVIHQRTHKREKPFECPVCGKSFGHNSHLVVHQLLHTGEKPFECPECGKSFSSNSQLVIHERTHTGEKPFECPDCGKGFNTKSNLVRHQRTHTGEKPFECPVCGKGFGHKSHLVVHQLLHTGEKPFGCPDCGKGFSQNSELVIHQRTHTGEKPFECSDCGKHYTRNSYLVRHQRTHTGEKHFECPECGKCFSCKSTLFRHQRTHTGDKPFECPECGKCFSQNSYLMIHQKTHTGEKPFECPDCGKGFSHKSILMIHQRTHTGEKPYSCPYCGECFITKFYVMSHQRTHIGAKLSECTICGKGSTQNSSFMKHQKSHTVEKPFECLDCGKGLISKLQLTNHQMIHTGENAFECADCGKSFTKSSSLVKHQRTHTGEKPYECPVCGKSFSQNSNMVIHWRSHEKH from the coding sequence atgcaaacaaaaaagaaatcatATGAATGTCCTGATTGCGGGAAAGGTTTCAGCAAGAATTCCATCCtgttgagacaccagaggactcacacaggagagaaaccctttgaatgtcctgaatgtgggaaaggTTTCGGTCACAATTCCCACTTGGTGGTACACCAATtgcttcacacaggagagaaaccctttgaatgtcctgagtgtgggaaaagtttcagcagCAATTCCCAcctagtgatacaccagaggactcacacaggagagaaaccctttgaatgtcctgtgtgtgggaaaggtttcagtcagaattccagcctagtgatacaccagaggactcacacaggagagaaaccctttgaatgtcctgactgtgggaaaggtttcagtacgaagtccaacctggtgatacaccagaggactcacaaaaGAGAGAAACCtgttgaatgtcctgtttgtggggaaAGCTTCGGTCACAATTCCCACTTGGTGGTACACCAATtgcttcacacaggagagaaaccctttgaatgtcctgagtgtgggaaaagtttcagcagCAATTCCCAGCTAGTGATTCAcgagaggactcacacaggagagaaaccctttgaatgtcctgactgtgggaaaggtttcaataCGAAGTCcaacctggtgagacaccagaggactcacacaggagagaaaccctttgaatgcccTGTTTGTGGCAAAGGTTTCGGTCACAAATCCCACTTGGTGGTACACCAATtgcttcacacaggagagaaaccctttgaatgtcctgactgtgggaaaggtttcagtcagaattccgagctagtgatacaccagaggactcacacaggagagaaaccatttgaatgttcTGACTGTGGGAAACATTATAGTCGGAATTCctacctggtgagacaccagaggactcacacgggagagaaacactttgaatgtcctgagtgtgggaaatgtttcagttgcAAGTCCACCCTGTtcagacaccagaggactcacacaggagacaaaccctttgaatgtcctgagtgtgggaaatgtttcagtcagaattcctacctaatgatacaccagaagactcacacaggagaaaaaccctttgaatgtcctgactgtgggaaaggtttcagtcacaaATCCATCCtgatgagacaccagaggactcacacaggagagaaaccctttgaatgtcctgtttgtgggaaaggtttcagtcagaattccaacctagtgaaacaccagaggactcacacaggagagaaaccctttgaatgtcctgtctgtgggaaaggtttcagtaagAAGTCcaacctggtgagacaccagaggactcacacaggagataaaccctttgaatgtcctgtttgtggcaAAGGTTTCGGTCAGAAATCCCACTTGGTGGTACACCAATtgcttcacacaggagagaaaccctttgaatgtcctgactgtgggaaaggtttcagtcagaattctgagCTAGTGATACACCACAAGACTCACAaaagagagaaaccctttgaatgtcctgtttgtgggaaaagcttcGGTCACAATTCCCACTTGGTGGTACACCAATtgcttcacacaggagagaaaccctttgaatgtcctgagtgtgggaaaagtttcagcagCAATTCCCAcctagtgatacaccagaggactcacacaggagagaaaccctttgaatgtcctgtctgtgggaaaggtttcagtcagaattccagcctagtgatacaccagaggactcacacaggagagaaaccctttgaatgtcctgactgtgggaaaggtttcagtacgAAGTCCaccctggtgatacaccagaggactcacaaaagagagaaaccctttgaatgtcctgtttgtgggaaaagcttcGGTCACAATTCCCACTTGGTGGTACACCAATtgcttcacacaggagagaaaccctttgaatgtcctgagtgtgggaaaagtttcagcagCAATTCCCAGCTAGTGATTCAcgagaggactcacacaggagagaaaccctttgaatgtcctgactgtgggaaaggtttcaataCGAAGTCcaacctggtgagacaccagaggactcacacaggagagaaaccctttgaatgtcctgtttgtggcaAAGGTTTCGGTCACAAATCCCACTTGGTGGTACACCAATtgcttcacacaggagagaaaccctttggatgtcctgactgtgggaaaggtttcagtcagaattctgagctagtgatacaccagaggactcacacaggagagaaaccatttgaatgttcTGACTGTGGGAAACATTATACTCGGAATTCctacctggtgagacaccagaggactcacacgggagagaaacactttgaatgtcctgagtgtgggaaatgtttcagttgcAAGTCCACCCTGTtcagacaccagaggactcacacaggagacaaaccctttgaatgtcctgagtgtgggaaatgtttcagtcagaattcctacctaatgatacaccagaagactcacacaggagaaaaaccctttgaatgtcctgactgtgggaaaggtttcagtcacaaATCCATCCtgatgatacaccagaggactcacacaggagagaaaccatattcTTGTCCATATTGTGGGGAATGTTTCATTACAAAATTCTACGTCATGAGTCACCAGAGAACTCATATAGGAGCGAAACTGTCTGAATGTACTATTTGTGGCAAAGGTTCCACTCAGAATTCTAGCTTCATGAAACATCAGAAGTCTCACACCgtagagaaaccctttgaatgtcttgacTGTGGAAAAGGTTTGATTTCAAAATTACAGCTCACAAATCACCAGATGATACACACAGGAGAGAATGCTTTTGAATGtgctgactgtgggaaaagtttcaccaAGAGTTCCAGTCTGgttaaacaccagaggactcacacaggggagaaaccgtaCGAGTGTCCTGTttgtggcaaaagtttcagtcagaattccaatatGGTGATTCACTGGAGGTCACATGAAAAACACTGA